Genomic segment of Halictus rubicundus isolate RS-2024b chromosome 16, iyHalRubi1_principal, whole genome shotgun sequence:
TACTCTCGGACGGCGGACCattcttacaattttataaCTAATAGTGTTTAGCACTCTTCGCtgttttgtttatcaattttttgaaacgtCATAAAATTATAACCCCCTCGAAACtatataatttttgtttgaaacatttttcgatatGATTAGTACACTCGGACGGCGGACCattcttacaattttaataattaataatgtttAGCACTCTTCGCtgttttgtttatcaattttttgaaacgtCATAAAATTATAACCCCCTTGAAACtatataatttttgtttgaaacatttttcgatatGATTAGTACACTCGGACGGCGGACCattcttacaattttaataataaataatgcttAGCACTCTTCGCtgttttgtttatcaattttttgaaacgtCATAAAATTATAACCCCCTTGAAACtatataatttttgtttgaaacatttttcgatatGATTAGTACACTCGGACGGCGGACCattcttacaattttaataataaataatgcttAGCACTCTTCGCTGTTTTGttcatcaattttttgaaacgtCATAAAATTATAACCCCCTCGAAACTATATagtttttgtttgaaacatttttcgatatGATTAGTACACTCGGACGGCGGAccattcttacaattttgtaaCTAATAATGCTTAGCACTCTTCactgttttatcaattttttgaaacgttTTCCTTCTTATAGTCACGTTGGTCTTTCCATGGTCCCTCTCGTAATGTGTATTTCATTTAATCGCCAGAAACTGAGTAATTGAGTGACAATTTTGATGCTCCGTGTGACAATGGGCCCGGGTTTAATTCTTCCAAGGAAGTATTTGCACCGAAGATGACGTGTTCACGGCATCTGAAATTAAAACGAGCAAGTAACTGATATAATAACTGAGAACAATCGCGAATGATCCTGTGTGCTGACCGCAGGTGATCCTTCTCGAGGAAGCCTGGTCCGAGCTTTTCCTTCTGAACGCGGTACAGTGGTGCCTTCCGCTGGAGTCGTCGCCCCTTTTCAACTCTGCAGAACTGACCGCGTTGACATTGTCGCCGCAACCGCACCCGCATTCCGGGATCCACATGCAAACCGCGACGGGCAAACCGAGCCAGGTGGCAGCGGATGTCAGGCATCTGCACGACACTTTGCAGAGATACAAGGCTGTCATGGTCGATCCTGCGGAGTTCGCCTGCATGAAAGCCATTGTCCTCTTCAGACCAGGTTGGTGACTTTGTTCCGAACAAACGTTGTTTAAACCACACGTCAAAAAATTTCCCATTTCTCTCTCTTCGGAGGCTTACAATAATGACACCCCCGCAACAATTCGCATTTTTCTTGCAGAGACTCGCGGGCTGAAAGACTCGAGTCAAATCGAGAATCTGCAGGACCAGGCGCAGGTGATGTTAGGCCAACACGCGAGGGCTCAACAGCCGGGAAATCCAGCACGATTCGGCaggttgttgctgttgctgccgcTGTTGAGGACGGTGCCAGCGTCCCGCGTAGAACTGATATATTTTCACAGAACGATCGGCAACACTCCCATGGAGAAAGTCTTGTGCGACATGTACAAAAATTAAGAGCATCCGATCGAACAAGGACCATTATTCTTTCCGACGGTTaccgaaacaaaaaaaaaaaagaaaatgtcgaTACTTATACTATGTACATAAGCGGCGCTTCCGAAGCCGCACTTCCACTGGAGATGTTTCAACTATTTCTGTGATGCATTTAACTCATTCGTATTTAGACGACATCGACTGTCCGCTGTCGGAGAAGTTGCGACGCTCTTCTTCGTCGAAACGAACTCCATCAATGTGCGTAACACGAAGAGAAAAGACTTCCTTGAACGGGGGAAGGAGCCACGCGTGTCGAGCCGGGTATAGTGTTGTCGCGGGAACACACTTTCGAGAGACTAACGAACGATTAGGAAACGAATAAAACTATTGCGCCGACCAAACGTGCGAGCCGGATCAATTATGGTCGATCGTTTCTACGGTTTGAGAAAGGTTTGGCCTAAGGATGAAGCCCCAAGCATGACCCTTCGATTCACGATCCCGTTTCGAAAGCGTCGGTCTCCGCTAGATCGGGATCGATCAACGACGGATACTTCGAGAAAGGTAACGCATCGACGCATACAGTATTTAGGTAACAATTCAACGGTATCTAAGGCGAACGAGGGACACTCGGTCGCGGTGTAAGAacgatagaaataaataaatatatatatatatatatacacacacacaaacacatttatttattatagaaatGTTTATCGAACATTAGGTTCGACGTGTTGACCAACTCGTTTTCGTTTATCGTTTTCAGGCAACCTCGAAACGATTTTGTACGAAAGTCTGACGAAATTATGTTTTAGATTCGAGGGAGGTGGATAGAGGGTAGCTTTCCGTTCGATTCGATCGTTTTTCGTTCTCGTATTATTCGATATAAGGATTTCAATGTGCGAGTAATAGGTATCAGTTCTACGACAATTGTAAAGACAAATATTCGTCTGTGCTTTTCTTGCATATTTCGTGTTGTGATACTATTTGCTGTAAAAGTCTAGATACCGAGTCACGTGACATGTATTGTAACGATTGCGTAACTACTTGTAATAAAACTATACATGCATAAGTATCTTCGCCAGATTGATTTCCTCCCCAAGCATGCCTAGTCGACCGGGTGACATCTTACCGATCAATCTATTCCATAGTAATTTAATATCAATCGTTAAATCCGCCATTTTTATACAGAGTCTAGTCAATTACAATCAGAACAAGTGAATCTGAATCGTGACGTGCCGCTTCCATTCGCACCAATAATAGCAATTTCCATAAATTTGCAACGATTATCCGCACTGTGCTcgcaataataaattaataaaatcgaAGACAGTTATCGAATATTGTCAAAAGATGGAACAATTGATTTCGGTAGAAATGGACATGGGGATTCTTGAGATCTCGATCTCCCGACGATCTCTTGGGTCTTACGTCGTGTCGAGGGCCGGAGGTCACGACCCCGAACGGCCTTAATTTCTGTTTATTTAACGGAGGGTGCACGGAGAATCCCGGCGAATCGAAATTTGACTTGCTACACGCCTGTTAGCGTCCCAATGCGTAATGGATTCCCCGAGTCACGGTGGTTGTTGCATAAacgtacatatttatttatcaccGCATAATCCCTGACTTTCCCTCGGGGGTTTTGCCACATGGCAGTTTGACGGTCCCCAACGGAATTACCCCCTCGGTCGCTTATAAATTACATCGAGGTTCAAGCAAGGTTTAAGGGCCTGCTTAAGTTGTCAAAGCAATCGGAGAGTTAAACGCCCCGGCattgggggagggggtgggggggtgaGACACCCTTAATACTTTTCGAACCGGAATGCTCCTTCGACTTGGGGCTCTTTGAAAATCACTCCCCGTGATATTCCACGTCCCGTGTGTCCTTGTGCATTTTTGTAATCACAGAAATACTATCTTCAATTGATATTCAACTGTCTCATCAACTTTATAAAACTGATTACTGGAACATTGATAACTGTGAATTTCgcgcatttatgataaaaataactAGCTGAAATACTAAACTGTGGTGATGCATGTGAACCGCCtaatcaattttataaataCCACAGTTATGACGATTACAATTAGTTCTTTAAACATTAACGAATGAAAAGTGTCCCATGAGACTTACCAATGGAAGCACTAAGAGACGTTCTACTATGATTTTAATCAGATATCATCGGCGAATTCGTAATATATAGGAAGAAAGATTATGTTCAAAAACATCTTCGGTTCATTTTCACAAAGAATTTCCGAGTtagcaaaataaatttcatattaTTCCATAAAAGAATCTGCGAAGTCTTGTGTTGACGGTAAAATCTTTGCTAAAATATTGCTGGCAAAATCTGCAACATTTTAACCTAAAAATTGGTTGATTCGAAAGCATTATCTACGCATTATATATTGAATCGACTGGTTATTCGGAACAACGTTCACGCCAATACTGTTACCGAGCCGATTCCGATTTCTGCGTCACCGCAAGCCGAAAACACGCGTTTGCTTCGTGACGCCGCGTCGGGAATCTTCGAGTCGAGGATTCTCGCTACGACACGTAACGAATTTCGATATCCTGTGGCTCGAGCACAAAGACAGaaaggggtgagagagagagagagagagagagagagagagagagagagagagagagagagagagagagagagaggtggaagGCAGCACGGGTTACCGAGAGGGCATTCGTAGGAGAAAGGATGGGTGGTCATAGTATTGACTCGCTTTTGCGGATGCGGGGGCGGAGTTTTcgacctctctctctttccctacCTGTCTCTCTTCATCCCTCTCTCCGCGTTACCATTTCTCTCGCTTCCTTTTTCCTTCTTCCATTCGCTTTCTCCCTATAAATAAACTGCACCCAACCCTTCGATCCCGcaccctctgtctctctccgacCTCCGTCTCCTGTCTCACTCCCTTCGTTTACCCGATGACAAACTGCGTTCTCCTTCTTTCTCCATCTTGGAAGCGTTAACCGTGTTATGTGTCTTCCTCCGTTACACTATTTTCTGCCGTTCTCCTCGAACGATAAATGCATCTTCCTCCCTCGATTCCTCTttgccgtctctctctctctctctctctctctctctctctctctgttgagCTATCCGCCTCGGATCCCCACCCTTTCCCTGAACCGAGGCAGCCGGGGGTCGAAAGGGGGTGACACGTCGCATAGGGCTGTCAAACCCCCACCCACGCAACGACAAAACTCCTGTTGAAGGGTGACCCAGCAATGGCGGCGGGACTTGTTGTATTTCGCTTTCGAGGTGAGCTCCATTCCCTTCTACCGTCTCGATTCTCGTTTCAACCCCTCCGACGGCGGCCGAGGGGAGGGCAGAATGCGAGAGAGGGCTGGCTGAAATGAAACTGAGTGGATCGGAGAGCGAGCAGCCAGGACGAGCCAGGACAACCACGGTCGAACGGAAACAGGACGGAAGGGTCGAAGGTTCACCGGAGCGACGAAGAAAGTCGAAGAGggtgttcttcttcttcgtcgaatAAACGAAGAGGGCCGAACACCGGGACAGGGACAGGGACGGCCGCGGCGCAGAGTCTATATCGCTCGGAAACAGCAACCtccatttattttattacattatcATACCAACTAGGCGTTCGATAAGTGGGGCTTTAAAGCGACGGTTCTCAAATCGTTTCACATGAAACGGTGGCTGCCGCGTTCGCCGGCCCCCGTAAGTCGACTTTAAAAAACCGGATCGGAAGTTAACCCGTTGACCCATCGCACCACgaatttttctcgaattttcttcGGAAACAATACCTAACGTTTTTGGGGTTTCTTTTGCCTCGAATGTACCTCGGACGACGGTTCCTTCAGTCGTattgattttaaacaatttttgttcacTAGTTGTGTTGAAAATTGCTAAGTGCATTCATCAAAATGCGCAGTCTAATTGTGACGTGCAGGTATCTACAATCTTTTAACAATTCGAAAACTACCGAAAtggtaaattttaatttttccgttTCAGATTTTAGATTCACGTATTTTTCGTtaactttatttatcaatttttcaaaacataCTTTTGATAGTACTTCTTGTAGACACGTTAGTCTATCTATTGATCCTAATGcagctttatttttcatttaactaATTCGATAAAAATTGAGCGATGATTTTAATACTCTGGATCAAAATAGACCCAGACCCCAGCGATCGAAGGATTAAGTAAGGATGCAATTTTGTTTTATGAATCGGTGATCGGGTCTATCTTAGAAGAGTTTTTAAAGGGTTCGTTGATCACCTTTCGAATAATGTAGAGGTTCCCGtctaaaattgatttattctgATTCCTTCGTGATAATAAAAAGAACAGCTTCATGTTCTGCCTTCGCGGAGCACAAGGGACGAAGTTAAAGTAGGGAAAAACAGGAGGATCGAAGGGATGATTCGTCCGTTGTTTGTGGATATCCGAAATGAAGTGGTCGTCCTGCTCGAAGACGAATACCCGAGTAATCCTTCGATATACGTGAGGAGAAAATCAGATTTCTTGAGTGTCAGAGCCAGCCTAGCGAATTCAGGAGTTCAAGCAGGCCGGATGAAAAATTTGTGGGAACTCCTCTGCCTCACGTTTCTCTGTAAATCGAAATCCACTGACCTTGCCATAAAACATTTGCTTTCTCACCGTTGGGTGAGAATATAATAAACAAACTGCGGCGAATATTAAGCAAATACTTGTAAAAAATGTGGATTTTCAACATTTCTACGAGATTGGAAACGACGTCACAACGATCCTTTATATTTTCAACATAATTCCGATGTGCTTAATAATTCGCTATgtttaataaaatgaaatataatttgtcgacaaattacGAGCGCGCGATTCGCGAATATATTTTCCTCcgctaattataattatttatccAGCGTTTGTCAAACAAAAGGCTGCTCGGTGCCTCTGTTTGTTTTCAATCGAATCGTTCGTGACCGATGAGTCCGACAAAACTCCGAGATACGTCAGCATAATTGTGTTCGCACGTAATTTAAATTCGCGATGATAATCGATGGTCATTAAACGAGCGTCACAACTCTACAGAGAAATAGGTACGTCGCCGCTTTTGGTTTTCATTTAACTTAACGGTTGAACAATTCAAAGTGATTTATGCAAATACGCCCGCCAAGCAAACTGTATCGAATCCTTTTCTGATCGCAGTTTAAGTTGCTGCGTTCTGTACATTTTATGCGAATATAATGTGTTCGTAAATATCATCAACGGCCGCTGCCGTTTTCGGAAACTTCAAGCACAGGGTCGCATTTAGGTAACTGTCCATATGACTTCACACACTATAATCAGTGCGAGCTATTCAAGCTTACGAAGTAAGAGATAAAATTATGTAAATCACCACTTAACACAACTAACATTTAAAGTTAAagagaaatttgtttcttttcctACTGGTTGTAATAAGTTGAGGAAAATATAACAGCGTGTTTAAATTCTTCTGGAGTTGTTACTGCTTTATATTTCACGCTCTcagttttctcataaatgcataaaattcgcagtacAATAATAAGTGTGTTGAAGAAATGAACACTAACTGTACCACGACCGATCGAACGACCGCTCTCATATtccttattttataattattgaaattacaaagatgccTCTATTAGACATTACTAAGTTTTGACACAAACACACAATGTTATAAAAACGgcgaaaaatttaaataaattcagtcacATTTTCTGCTCGGTACGGTTGGTGTTGGAACTACAAGTTGTGCAGTCGTAGATGTTCGATGCAGAATGAGTCAAGCTTTATTCACATCGTCGAACAGATTTCCGTTAatgcgaaaaaaaaatatttgtaagtGAGCGATTCCGGGAAATGAAGCTGCATCGGTCAGAAGGAACTGTCGGACCACATTTACCCCCTTGCCCTCCCTTATTCCTCTCGTTCATTCTGCCTCTCCTGTAAAATCAATAGGTGCGTCGGCGTCCGGCACGATAGAATTCTGCCATATAACCTCGGACGATTTACTAAAAATCGATCAAACTCGACGTGCACCGGACACGGCGAAATAAACCACGAGATTTGGTACAATATAATCTATGAGAATGATAAATCTTTTGCGTTATACTCGTACCAAATCAAGTTCCACCCCACGGTCtcaataaatcatttttctagATTTAAAACAAACAATTGGGTAGTGTGCATACCTGCGAagaatagaaacaaaaatattattctagTATTCCATCCTTTTGCACTAAGGAAATGATCGTCTTTTGTAGTGTACCTACTAATGTAACTAAATGATAACGGTAATTTCGTAATAGTACAAGAATGAAAAATGTCGACcgaaattttataattcttaTATGTACAGAAAGCTAATACTATGTGATTTCATAGTTACACGAGGGTGATCGGTAACCGGTGGTATATCCGAAAAGGGGGTGACTCTACATAaacaaaaataagtcgaaaattaagaataaaatttttcatatGAGGTtgtgtttttgagaaaatcgagttggAAAATTCGGAATAGGAATCTACATAGGTGCTACTGAAGTACAAATGCTCAAGCACCCGAACTTGATGaattttcaaagtcgattttctcgaaaaggtTTTATTCTAcactttcgacttattttttatgCAGAATCGCCCCCATTTTCGGTTGCACCACCAGGCACCGATCATCCTGTAATAAGTATGTTCCGATTATTCCCAATTCCACTCGACTAACATTTACTTCACCGTGTACCAGCGGTTCGTCAACCGTGAAGCTTGAACGATGCTCGACGACGAGCAGAATGCTCCTTTGTCTCTTTTGCGAATTAATTTCAAGGACGGGGACCTTTGTGCCCCGCGAGGGCTCTTACTTGGCATCGAGCAAACCCAATTTACGCTTAAACAAGAAGCATCTTCGCATAACTTAGCCTTGCGTGAAATCCTGCGTCAAAGGGAGGGAAGCTCCTTTTTTAAGCTCCTCGACCTCCTAGGATTTAGACAGTGAACTTCAAAGCCTTGAAGGATGGAAGGAAAGAATACGCAGGATTTCAAATTACACGGCAGACCGTGGCTTTGCCTGTATGCGACGAAATCAATTATAACTTCAGCCTTCCGCAACGTACGTTTGCaaaggataaaaaaaaaggtaTTTAAGCACGCGATAatgtggaaataatttttaaagtttCTCCCGGTGCTTGAAACCTCTACTGACGCAAAGCAATGTTCATTTTCTTCTGAAATAGTTTTACGCAATACACATTTAACACATTACATAGTTTTAAAAAATcctgcaaattcaaacgtctccaaaaagtttcaaaaattcGAACCATAAATACAAAGGAAATTGCAGTGAATATTGGAAACCCAAAAGCGGAAAAATGTAAATAGTTACCTTGGGTAGCAgtgttgaaattaattttcttggaCTCAAAATGATCACAATAATTGAGCACATATTTCCTATGATAGTCCTGCATGGCTGAGGTTATTCCCAAAAACAagttttccttcttcttcttgatTGATAGTACGACATTGTAACGAAATGATGTTGCCATCTAGCAGCAGAATATGAAGAACACACGAGCCGAAAAACCTAAAATATGACAAATTCGAAGCGAAAAAAACGTTCTGAGGACAAGAGAATCGTGAAGAGTTTGTGAAAAAACTGCTTCATCGATATGGTATGAGAACAATCCCCAAAAATTGCGtctcaaataaatatttaacaaaatatttttccatattGCTGtattagcacagacgaggtataggagtagaccaattaccttatggggtttcgtgtcgcaagatctgaaataccgacaacGCTAAAAAACACACAAACACAGACTTGACGGATTTttacaaagaaaaatatatattaacatACTTTGGCTGTGGTATTATTGTCTTGCCTGAAATCGTGTTAAGCGACCATATAGTTAGAAATGAAGTATACAAAATACTCGATTCGTGCTAACAAAAATTCATGACTTATCGGTAACGTCGAGTGCAACGCGGAAATAGTAAAAAGCCCCATGAGCATGTGACAGGAAAATACATGGGTTTGTAACATTACATACGTCTCGTGTTGATAATTATGTGCACAGATAGGTGGTTTAGTTTCGAAGCttaatttttctagaatttaaTTATGCATAAGCAATAGTGAGTCAACACGCCTGCAGGTGTCAGCGAGGGAGTGATTGACAAATGGTGTCAAACGACGTTGAATCAGTTTTGCAATAAATGCAGATTTTACAAACTCGTTCTGGCTTATCCTGAATCGGTATTTTCGGAATCGATTAAAAACTAATCGAAATTCCTGTTGAATATTTTCCTCGTAGATGTGCTACCAGTTTTGTGTCAGTTTTGTGTAGAAATCGATAAATTCGAGTCGACCGTCGAACCTTGCGCGCAGGTTTCTCTGTCGTGTATTATTTCTTTCACCGAATATCTTTGGCGTCAAGATGTCCACATCCGTCACAGCGAAACTTCAAGATGACATGAATAGTATACCGTTGGCAGACGACGACCCACAAGGTGAACACTTTGCATCCACGTTTTTGACACAGTTTTCCTAATTGCATTATCGTCGCTGACTCGATTATAACctgttttcttccgtcttaactcaaatgaaatatttacatATTTGCCAAGTGTATCGACATCAAGCACTTTCTAATTCTTATACGTATGTCTACATTTGATCATACATATGAATTTAAATCTAACTagattaaaattgtttatagaAACGATTATGGAACCTTTGTTTTCCTTTTGTTGGAAAACAAAATGGATTTCGAATGTTTTTATTAGATTATAGTCACGTTTTCTTCAGTAGAGTGATTACCTATTACTTAACTGTTTCTTCGTTCAGAAATTATGACATTTATGAGTACTTTTCTGCGCAGTGATTATTCCTGAAGAAGAAATTTTAGATAACAGCTGTCACCTATCTGATGCATTGGGCAGAGGACGCAGCATGGATTCCATTCCTTCGACATTCACCAATGGCAGCTGTAGTCCCAATAGTACGTTTTCAACATTTCACTTTGGGTAAAAGCTAATTCATATAATATATACTAACTTTATTATAGGCTTGGATCCTGATATTAGCCCAGATGAGCAAGAGGAAAAGGCTAGATTGATTGCTCAAGTTCTTGAACTCCAGAATACTTTAGATGGTAAGAACTACCTttaaaatacagtcaaacctttATAACTTGTGAATTTCTATAagacaacaaattttctcatTCTATTTTCTACCTTTACTGTACAAACCTAGTGAAATCTCTAAatggtttttatttttaaaagacaTTCATTTGCGCAATCAGATCTTTATAATTGTGTAGACTACTTCACTAGTTTGCTTTTTAAATACGTAAATGAAATATGTACGAATGTTTAAAACAATAGTAGCATCAGATCTTTTGGCAATTTTTTATGTTAGGAATAATATGAAATGGGAATTCCAAATTCTTCTAGCACTCTTACGCGTGAAAGTAACAAAAAATAATAGCACATTCGTACAAGTGCTTAAGCAACTGCTAAGAGAAAGCTAAATTTTACCTATTGCTTCTTCTCTTCAGATTTGTCACAGAGAGTCGACAGTGTAAAGGAAGAGAACCTAAAACTGAGAAGCGAGAATCAAGTACTTAATCAGTATATCGAAAACTTAATGTCTGCATCCAGTGTTTTTCAGTCCACGAGCCCGAACACCAAGAAAAAGTGAATCTATGTCTTAAACTagagaaaaattctgaaaaaaaagaaCAGGGATCTTGAAATAATGTGATCGTCGGCTCTTCGTAAAATGTATGTATACGCTTTCATTTTGTAACACCTTATTAAAAACAAGTTAAAGGGGAAAGAACAAATTTATTGTAGATATAAGAGATTTCAAGATGCCGTATAATAGATGTGCTTATTCAGGTAATTCCTGTTTTGTTAGCGTGTTCATACTTTTTACGAAGACGGCATATATGAGCGAAAATATGCTTGTTTTCTCTTAAGAATTTTGGACCATGTCCATTTGAAAATTCGTGGATCGAACTGTatacatattttctttttccttcagTCACTTCATACGCTTTTTGCTTCAGAAGCAACGTGcttgtaattattatatattgccaAAGAATTCCATTTTGCATTTATATACTGCAAttctatttattgatttatgctAGGTGTGTAAGAGACATGTAATCTCAACGATTATGAACAaagtttatgaaaatttataagCTGAAGAAACGGAATTAATTCTTCCGATGCTAAGTATATATTAACAAACCAATTCAATTGTGATTTTCAGCAGTTACATGCAGCTAGGTCTTATAATAGGCTCTTAtcttttagaaatttttttatacaataagttatattttattcagttattgttattattggtttgtcgatgtttatgcaaagattgtaatttttcgtaaattattttatatgaatcggtagaaaaaattttattttgctaattaaaatattctttatcGTGAAATGTTTGTTTAATTGATTGTTGAAATCCGTGCTCACGGTATCGGAAAATCTTCCGATGAAACTGATGTAAAAAggacctttttctttttttttt
This window contains:
- the LOC143361903 gene encoding uncharacterized protein LOC143361903, producing MSTSVTAKLQDDMNSIPLADDDPQVIIPEEEILDNSCHLSDALGRGRSMDSIPSTFTNGSCSPNSLDPDISPDEQEEKARLIAQVLELQNTLDDLSQRVDSVKEENLKLRSENQVLNQYIENLMSASSVFQSTSPNTKKK